A part of Streptomyces sp. NBC_01235 genomic DNA contains:
- a CDS encoding N-acyl-D-amino-acid deacylase family protein, with protein MEDLVIRDADVVDGTGADSYRADVLIDDGRIVAIVKEAAAAGCQRPKAVRELDAEGLTLSPGFIDMHAHSDLALLRDPDHSAKAAQGVTLEVLGQDGLSYAPVDDRTLEEVRRAITGWNGYGDDLDFDWRSVGEYLDRLDHGFEGRGIAVNAAYLVPQGTVRALAVGWEDRPATPKELDRMRRLVAEGLQQGAVGLSSGLTYTPGMYAEDSELTELCRVVAEYGGYYCPHHRSYGAGALEAYAEMVELTRKAGCPLHLAHATMNFGVNEGRAPELLTLLDEALDSGTDITLDTYPYTPGCTTLAALLPSWASAGGPQEILRRLADDDTAARIRHDLEVTGADGCHGVPVDWDTIEISGVGDNRFADHVGRTIRESATGRGEEPWTTARRLLVEDRLAPTILQHVGHEENVRTIMRHRVHTGGSDGVLVGAKPHPRAYGTFPRYLGHYVRELGILSLEECVAHLTGRPAARLRLPDRGLIREGHRADLVLFDPRTVAAGSTYDAPRTLPTGIPHVLVDGRFVIEDGRRTDVLAGRAVRRSPV; from the coding sequence ATGGAAGACCTCGTCATCCGGGACGCGGACGTCGTCGACGGCACCGGCGCGGACTCCTACCGCGCGGACGTGCTGATCGACGACGGCAGGATCGTCGCGATCGTCAAGGAGGCGGCCGCGGCGGGCTGCCAGCGCCCGAAGGCGGTGAGGGAGCTGGACGCCGAGGGCCTGACCCTCTCCCCCGGCTTCATCGACATGCACGCCCACAGCGACCTCGCCCTGCTGCGCGACCCCGACCACAGCGCGAAGGCGGCGCAGGGCGTGACCCTCGAAGTCCTCGGCCAGGACGGGCTGTCCTACGCCCCTGTCGACGACCGCACCCTCGAAGAGGTCCGCCGGGCCATCACCGGCTGGAACGGGTACGGCGACGACCTCGACTTCGACTGGCGTTCGGTGGGTGAGTACCTGGACCGCCTGGACCACGGGTTCGAGGGCCGGGGCATCGCCGTCAACGCGGCGTACCTCGTCCCGCAGGGCACCGTCCGCGCCCTGGCCGTCGGCTGGGAGGACCGCCCGGCCACGCCGAAGGAGCTGGACCGGATGCGCCGGCTGGTCGCGGAGGGACTGCAGCAGGGCGCGGTCGGCCTGTCCTCAGGCCTGACGTACACGCCCGGCATGTACGCGGAGGACTCCGAACTGACCGAACTGTGCCGGGTGGTGGCGGAGTACGGCGGCTACTACTGCCCCCACCACCGCAGTTACGGAGCCGGCGCCCTGGAGGCGTACGCGGAGATGGTGGAACTGACCCGCAAGGCGGGCTGCCCGCTCCATCTCGCCCACGCCACCATGAACTTCGGCGTGAACGAGGGCCGCGCCCCGGAGCTCCTGACCCTCCTGGACGAAGCCCTGGACTCCGGCACCGACATCACCCTCGACACGTACCCCTACACGCCGGGCTGCACCACTCTCGCCGCTCTGCTGCCCAGTTGGGCGAGCGCGGGCGGCCCCCAGGAGATCCTGCGCCGGCTCGCGGACGACGACACGGCCGCCCGCATCCGCCACGACCTGGAGGTGACCGGCGCGGACGGCTGCCACGGCGTGCCCGTCGACTGGGACACGATCGAGATCTCGGGCGTGGGCGACAACCGCTTCGCGGACCACGTGGGCCGCACGATCCGGGAGTCGGCGACCGGGAGAGGCGAGGAGCCCTGGACAACGGCCCGCCGCCTACTGGTGGAAGACCGTCTGGCCCCCACGATCCTCCAGCACGTGGGCCACGAGGAGAACGTTCGCACGATCATGCGCCACCGCGTCCACACGGGCGGCTCGGACGGCGTCCTGGTCGGCGCCAAACCGCACCCGCGCGCGTACGGCACGTTCCCGCGCTATCTCGGCCACTACGTGAGGGAGTTGGGGATCCTGTCCCTGGAGGAGTGCGTGGCCCACCTGACCGGCCGCCCGGCGGCGCGCCTGCGCCTGCCCGACCGCGGCCTGATCCGCGAGGGCCACCGAGCGGACCTGGTCCTGTTCGATCCGCGAACGGTGGCGGCGGGCTCGACGTACGACGCCCCCCGCACGCTCCCGACGGGCATCCCACACGTCCTCGTCGACGGCCGTTTCGTGATCGAGGACGGCCGGCGGACGGACGTGCTGGCGGGGCGGGCGGTCCGTCGCAGTCCC
- a CDS encoding amino acid deaminase: MGTEAFEALALLAEERVDHRFKGLPPDADGLTVGELAAQRRNLFTGGFATPVLALSVERLEHNLALMETYATRHGLAFAPHGKTSMAPQLFQRQIDRGAWGITLAVPHQVRVARAYGVQRVFLANELVDPAALRWISAELDSDDDFRLVCYVDSVRGVKLMDAALQGARRPLDVVVELAAGEGARTGVRTEAECAAVADAVAAAPTLRLVGVAGYEGEVPRADPERVRAWLGRLVALAVDFDKAGRFAGTDEIVVSAGGSAWFDAVADVFADVPELSLPVLKLLRSGAYVSHDDGHYRKLTPFNRVPEEGALEPAFRLWTQVVSRPSPDQAFVNAGKRDAAYDLDLPFAQVVRRDGTERRATGVSVTALSDQHAWLRTTDEADLRVGDWVGLGLSHPCTVFDKWPLIPVAEADGTVVDYIRTFF; encoded by the coding sequence ATGGGTACCGAGGCATTCGAGGCGCTCGCCCTACTGGCCGAGGAACGCGTCGACCACCGCTTCAAGGGCCTCCCGCCGGACGCCGACGGCCTCACCGTCGGCGAGCTGGCCGCCCAGCGCCGCAACCTCTTCACCGGCGGCTTCGCGACCCCCGTGCTGGCCCTCTCCGTCGAGCGCCTGGAGCACAACCTCGCGCTCATGGAGACCTACGCGACCCGCCACGGCCTCGCCTTCGCCCCGCACGGCAAGACCTCCATGGCCCCGCAGCTGTTCCAGCGCCAGATCGACCGCGGCGCCTGGGGCATCACCCTCGCCGTCCCGCACCAGGTCCGGGTGGCGCGGGCGTACGGAGTCCAGCGGGTCTTCCTCGCCAACGAGCTCGTGGACCCGGCCGCCCTGCGCTGGATCTCCGCCGAACTCGACTCCGACGACGACTTCCGCCTCGTCTGCTACGTCGACTCCGTGCGCGGGGTCAAACTGATGGACGCGGCACTGCAGGGCGCGCGCCGCCCCCTGGACGTCGTCGTCGAACTGGCCGCCGGCGAGGGCGCCCGCACCGGGGTGCGTACGGAGGCGGAGTGCGCGGCGGTCGCGGACGCGGTGGCCGCCGCGCCGACCCTGCGGCTGGTCGGGGTCGCGGGCTACGAGGGCGAGGTCCCGCGGGCCGACCCGGAGCGGGTGCGCGCCTGGCTGGGCCGCCTGGTCGCCCTCGCCGTCGACTTCGACAAGGCCGGACGCTTCGCCGGCACGGACGAGATCGTCGTCAGCGCGGGCGGCAGCGCCTGGTTCGACGCGGTCGCCGACGTCTTCGCGGACGTCCCCGAACTCTCCCTCCCCGTACTGAAGTTGCTGCGCTCGGGCGCGTACGTCTCGCACGACGACGGCCACTACCGCAAGCTGACGCCGTTCAACCGGGTCCCCGAGGAGGGCGCGCTGGAGCCCGCCTTCCGCCTGTGGACCCAGGTGGTCTCCCGCCCCTCCCCCGACCAGGCGTTCGTCAACGCGGGCAAGCGGGACGCCGCCTACGACCTCGACCTGCCCTTCGCCCAGGTGGTCCGCCGCGACGGCACGGAACGCCGCGCCACCGGCGTCTCCGTGACCGCCCTCTCCGACCAGCACGCCTGGCTGCGCACGACGGACGAGGCGGACCTCCGGGTCGGCGACTGGGTCGGCCTCGGCCTCTCCCACCCGTGCACGGTCTTCGACAAGTGGCCGCTGATCCCCGTCGCGGAGGCGGACGGCACGGTCGTCGACTACATCCGCACGTTCTTCTGA
- a CDS encoding sugar kinase, producing the protein MVAFLPSRPGRLADVPSFDRGIGGAESNVACALAVAGHAVRWVGRVGADGFGDHLVETIGSYGVDVTSVRRDPARPTGVYFRTAGDRATDAHEVAYYRAGSAASAMAVGNVDLAAVRAARVLHLSGITAALSGDCLGLLRELTAPRPGRPLISFDVNHRSGLWRDTDGPRVLLELARAADVVFVGEDEAEEAWGVTGGPTAIREVLREPGMLVVKQGARGATAFAREPDRGTPSVPGRANRLRPAPAPGAARPTVTFVPAPTVQVGAAVGAGDAFAAGFLSATLRGLPVRDRLRHGHLMAAAALTVPGDLAAPPPAGRPATTPHGTAAPAVPGDLAAPPPAGRPATAPHGTAAPRSAWIAHADRLAALDPAAWGTLRLGPGWTHTEDREGRAEEEVRTP; encoded by the coding sequence ATGGTCGCCTTCCTGCCCTCCCGGCCCGGCCGCCTCGCCGACGTGCCGTCCTTCGACCGGGGCATCGGCGGCGCGGAGTCCAACGTGGCCTGCGCGCTGGCGGTGGCCGGGCACGCGGTGCGCTGGGTCGGCCGGGTGGGGGCGGACGGGTTCGGCGACCACCTCGTCGAGACCATCGGCTCGTACGGGGTCGACGTGACCTCCGTACGCCGGGACCCGGCCCGCCCGACCGGCGTCTACTTCCGCACCGCCGGCGACCGGGCCACCGACGCGCACGAGGTCGCCTACTACCGGGCCGGCTCCGCGGCCTCCGCGATGGCCGTGGGGAACGTCGACCTGGCGGCGGTGCGGGCGGCGCGCGTGCTGCATCTGAGCGGCATCACGGCAGCCCTGTCCGGGGACTGTCTGGGCCTGCTGCGGGAGCTGACGGCCCCCCGGCCGGGGCGTCCGCTGATCTCCTTCGACGTCAACCACCGGTCCGGGTTGTGGCGCGACACCGACGGTCCGCGCGTGCTGCTGGAGTTGGCACGCGCCGCGGACGTCGTGTTCGTGGGGGAGGACGAGGCGGAGGAGGCGTGGGGGGTCACCGGTGGGCCGACGGCGATCAGGGAGGTACTGCGGGAGCCGGGCATGCTGGTGGTGAAGCAGGGGGCGCGGGGGGCGACGGCGTTCGCACGCGAGCCCGACCGCGGCACCCCGTCGGTGCCGGGCCGCGCGAACCGGCTCCGGCCCGCGCCGGCCCCGGGTGCCGCGCGACCGACGGTCACCTTCGTACCCGCCCCGACGGTCCAGGTCGGCGCGGCGGTCGGCGCCGGGGACGCGTTCGCCGCCGGGTTCCTCTCCGCCACCCTGCGCGGCCTGCCCGTCCGCGACCGCCTGCGGCACGGGCACCTCATGGCCGCCGCCGCCCTCACCGTCCCCGGCGACCTCGCCGCACCCCCGCCCGCCGGACGCCCGGCCACCACCCCTCATGGAACGGCTGCGCCGGCCGTCCCCGGCGACCTCGCCGCACCCCCGCCCGCCGGACGCCCGGCCACCGCCCCTCATGGAACGGCTGCGCCGCGCTCCGCCTGGATCGCACACGCCGACCGCCTGGCCGCCCTCGACCCCGCCGCGTGGGGGACACTTCGACTCGGCCCCGGCTGGACGCACACCGAAGACCGGGAAGGCCGGGCCGAGGAGGAGGTACGCACCCCATGA
- a CDS encoding IclR family transcriptional regulator encodes MSQTVDRALSILPLLAEGPADLGQVADRLGVHKSTALRLLRTLNEHGLVYRQSDQRYRLGARLFALAQEAMENLDIREIAHPHLVRLNEACGHTVHLAVHEEGEVLYIDKVESRYPVRMYSRIGKPVAITVAAVAKLLLADLPEPERRAVAEKLDYPLYTARSTPNAPAFLRELEKVREQGWATDLGGHEESVNCVAAPIRGADGRVVAAMSVSAPNVVVTADELLTLLPLVRRAADAISGEYSGRTPIKEATS; translated from the coding sequence ATGAGCCAGACCGTCGACCGTGCCCTGAGCATCCTGCCGCTGCTCGCCGAGGGACCCGCCGACCTCGGACAGGTCGCCGATCGCCTCGGCGTGCACAAGTCGACGGCCCTGAGGCTGCTGCGCACCCTGAACGAGCACGGCCTCGTCTACCGCCAGTCCGACCAGCGCTACCGCCTCGGTGCCCGTCTCTTCGCCCTCGCCCAGGAGGCGATGGAGAACCTCGACATCCGCGAGATCGCCCACCCCCACCTCGTCCGTCTGAACGAGGCCTGCGGGCACACCGTCCACCTCGCCGTCCACGAGGAGGGCGAGGTCCTCTACATCGACAAGGTGGAGAGCCGCTACCCGGTGCGCATGTACTCGCGGATCGGCAAGCCCGTCGCCATCACCGTCGCCGCCGTCGCCAAACTGCTCCTCGCCGACCTGCCCGAGCCCGAGCGGCGGGCGGTCGCCGAGAAGCTCGACTACCCCCTGTACACGGCCCGTTCCACCCCCAACGCCCCGGCCTTCCTGCGGGAGTTGGAGAAGGTGCGCGAACAGGGCTGGGCCACCGACCTCGGTGGCCACGAGGAGTCCGTCAACTGTGTCGCCGCGCCGATCAGGGGCGCCGACGGCCGGGTGGTCGCCGCGATGTCGGTCTCCGCGCCGAACGTCGTCGTCACCGCCGACGAACTCCTCACCCTGCTCCCGCTGGTGCGCCGCGCCGCGGACGCCATCAGCGGCGAGTACTCCGGCAGGACACCGATCAAGGAAGCCACCTCATGA